Sequence from the Prunus persica cultivar Lovell chromosome G5, Prunus_persica_NCBIv2, whole genome shotgun sequence genome:
GAGAATCATGTTCGTTGTCGTTCTAAGAACCGCCATTTTCGCTGTAAAAGGAACCCTAAAATacgttttaaatttaaattatcggattttgttttttttttttgttttgtttttttttttctggtcagCCTTTTGTCTTTGGGTTCCAATGGATTAAATATTGGGTCTGGGTTTTTGTGGTTTAGAGcacttcatttttaatttttttttttataaaaggaaTTTAGAGCACGtcattagaaaaataataatactaataacattaTTGGGTCTTAGTGAGGCTCTAAATCATCAGTCCAAACTGAGTACGgaattatatacatatactatAGGGAAATGTTTGCTAAGTTAGTGTATCCGCTCCTTGCCCTCGAGTTCGATCCCCATGATTCTAATGTAAAATAGTTAGGCTCTCAATTTTTACATTGAAAATGTTTATTACTGACTTGGtgtttttggaatttgagCGTGCATGTAAAGCCAAACTGTAAAGAgcatataataatttttcaaaccctaccaaaatataaaagaaaaaaatgtagaATTCATTGTCATTCTCTTAGTAGATCAACAAACCTTTGGCGGACGAAAGTCTCAACTTTTGCAAATTATAGTAAACGTGGGAAGTCAGGAATTTGATGCCATTAAAGAATTGACGTTAAAATGCATCAAAAATTGGCGACAAAACCTCAGCTCGCATTACTACAAGAATCCGCGACAGTTAAGTCCCCGTTTAATCAAGATTCAAGGGCATTCGATGGATATTAAAGCCTACAGAACCATCATCCCATTTCAAATGgcatcaattaaaaataaacagtATACAAGAGCACACTACTACCAGCTGACGTCCTGCCGCTATGAGCTCAAAATATGCTACTAGGAGGTAAAAACAAGGATCGGAAGACAGACATAATAAGCCCCGTTGCGCTAGCTCTAATCTCTTGCTTTCCCACGGGAATAACCATTCTTGTCCCTAACATCTGCTCTCATCCTACCAGACTGGTTCGAGCGAGAAGATCCTGCCTTCTCTTTGGCAGCTGACATCATATTTCCAGGGTTCTGTGAACTCTCGTTGGAAGGAAGCGCCCAACCTCCCCGACTAGCCTCCTCACGTCCACTGCTGCTAGCTCCTGGAACCAACCAAATCATAAAACACAAAGAATTAAAATCATCAAAAATGTCAATCATTGCTTCATTTGTGATGTTGGCATCCTTGACAAGATAAtgtgttgaaattttcattcttAACCTTGACATCCATTCAGTTCAAGCATACAACCTCACAGTTATCTAAACAAAGTGGGCAGTTTTCCAAGTACAGTTCAGCAGAACATACTTCTGCATTTACCAATAAGTATCACACCAAAGGGCACGACATTCAATAAAACCTAACACACTAGCTGTATATGCTCTCCTACAAATACGTTCACGCCCCAGTATGCATTCTGTAGCATAAGCACAACCACCACTCTCATTATCCTAAAATTAGTTAAGGTTCCTAAAAGAAATGAGGCAGACAAGAAACTCTTGCAAAACACAGATATAAATAGACACACGGGCACTGAAAAAGCCTCAAGAACTTTTTAAGAATTCATCAAGGAACCAAAAATGAATTATCTGCAACTTAATGGTACATACAGTCAACAGAAGAAGGTTCATATACACACCAAACTGCAAAAATGATATTTACCCATTTTTCATATCAGAGTCAAAAGTCAACATTACAAACTCACCTAGATTTTCGTAACCACCAAATTTATCAGTCCATCCAGGCAAACGTTTTTTAGCAGTTCCTTTCCATGCTTCTTCAAAACCGGAAATCTCATCTAAAATTTCCCAATCAGATGCTCCAAGTTAGTTTATATACCAAAACAACTCTATAAAGCTTCTTGCACAAGCACAGCATTGCATATAAAGTTTACATACCTTCGTTAAGATTGTGCAAGGTCTGCATTGTATCCACCTTACCGTCTGTTTTGAGCTTCCTAGTAATTGAATGGCCCTAAAAGGAGAATACTAAATGTAAGTTTTCTACTGACATCATGAAATTGATGATCCAAGATTCGAATCCAAAAGGTAAAAGACACATCAGCAACAAGACTAGATGGAACCCAAAAAATACCTTATTGCGGAGCCCCTTAGATACCCTGTGTGTTGCCTTCCCAGAAGTAGTATCAGCTTCCTTACTTTCTTCAAAAGCCAACTGCTCACACAACAAGTGCAAATTAGAAACACGACTActgtgaaaggaaaaaaattgaaaaccttTCACAATTACTTACCCCATCACTCCCCATCCTTCTTGTCTTGGATGAAGTATAATATGCACCATTGGCACCACCATAAGAGACACTGGAGCTCTGAAATGTGAAGCTCTGAGCTTGAGGCTGGGATTGCATAGCATTATACTGGTTATAGTTGTCCCTATGCTGCAAATGCTTGCTGCTCTTCTCTGCACAAAAGGGGGAAAAGCATTCCTAATTATTTAAACTCAGACAAAAACATTCAGTAATTACCAAGGTCAATAGCAACCAACTATTTAAAACATCTTACCTTCAACTTCATCATCAGGATCCTCAACATAAGGTTCATTGCTCGGTCCACTGCGTTTTCgaggattttcttttttctcattaTCAGCATCTTCATTTTCATGATCAGAGTCTATTTCCTCAATGATTGGGCCCCTTGGTCTCTTAGGCTCTGGAGCCTGATGCTCAATGAACCCAGTTGGCTGCATATCTGGAAAATTGCCTCCACCTGGACCAAAAAAACTCGACTCCAACATCCCTCCAAATGGGGGCATACCTCCAAACGGGGGCATACCTCCAAACGGGGACATACCTCCCAACGGGGCCATACCTCCCAACGGGGACATACCTCCAAATGGGCGAGTGAAGAAAGGGTCATCAAATGGATCCCTTCCTCCAAAAAGGTTAGAAATCAAACTCCTCTGACCCCCAAATCCACCAAACCCCCCAAAACCAGCAAACGGATCATTGAAATCAGAGAAAGGACCCCTACCACCTGGACCGCCTCTGCCCCCCTGCATCTTCTAACCACTACAACccctgaaaaataaaaataggcaAACCAAAACTTTAACAGATATATGGTAAGAAGTACCTTCCACACTCTACAGACATAAAACTTGAAATTCAGAATTAAACTATAACGAATTTACAACTAAGAGTCCAAGAAGCACGTGGTTTAGACAGCAAATAGAAGACCAAATCACCACTGATTGATGCAGACAATTTCTCAATCATGGTATAAAAATTTGCATAATCAAAAGATCATGCATCGTTTTTTTATTCGAAACTATGTTACTAATAGCCACGCAATAAGAAAAACACGAAAAATCATACGTTGCAATAACATTTCCCAATAAAAACCAATCCTAGAAACTTTTTCCTGCAACTATAGCAAAGTAAATCCCTATATTCATGTAAGaatcaaaccaaaacaaaacgatCACAATCTACAACAAATTATTACACATCAATTCAATGATCATAAAATAgaatcttttcttcttttgctttttttcgttttttctgCAATCaaacgaaaaaaaagaaaaagggagtacctcagaaaagaaaatagaaatttgGAGCGAACTGAATCGGAACCAGAGAAAACCCTAATCGCCTCAGCACGAAACGCTTTGATGAAAGGGTTTTCCAGGTGCCACAAAGTTAAGGGCGTTGTTGCGTTTAGTTTAACCGACTCTCCAAAGGGGGAAGAGAGACAGAAAGAGACAGACAGAGAAATTGAGAGTTCAATTTGATCGAAAGTCCTAGTATAGTCATCAGACGTCTGTACATCACTGTTGGCTCCATGATACGTGTCGCTAGGCCAtggcttgaattttttttttggcgggGCCCCAAGGATtagaatgaatttttttttttatacctattttctcaaaataataaaatatgaagatagaaaaatttagccctatactatttttaaaaaaaaaatattttggaggGCTAAAattatagagatatttagtcatatactcaTTATTAATACTAATGATATAGATAaccctacaccatttaatttctataaacaaacccaagaCAGTTGGGGTTtgacttgttttaagaaatcgatggtagttttgtaatttataagaagttgaaggcctctttgttatgttgtaaatggagtTTAGGTGcatttctaaagtccattttatataagttttttttatttatttataatttgagctcctatattgggtataataatGAATCTCCCAAAATTATAATCATGGGCTACCAtgactaggggtgggcatggTTCGGGTTGGACAgatttttgcctcaaattaaaACCGATTTGGTACTATTTATCTGGCTTGGTTCGGtcttgttttaataaaaaaatttcaaaaactgtctgATTCGAGTTGAACCGATGCTGGTCCGATTTTGAAccgaattattttttaaaaaaaattaattgtttttaaatacaattctcaacttaaatattttttttttacttgaaaattaacaaattattcaatttcatataaaaataaatattaaagttagaaaaaaagatattttgaaattgaacttggataaatattagttttttttttgtgaaattaaaaatatagcattaaatataaatatatattaaaattatactttttttaaaatttgagcaGTTCAGTTCGGCCTAGTCCGATTTTTGAAGATATGGAACCGGATCCAAAACTGGTCCAATTTggtttttgaccggttgttgactttttggtcaactcgatttttttccggtttgatTCGGTGCTGTTCGACTCGGATTTTCGATGCGCGAGTTTTAGTGTCCACTCCTAACCATGACTAGAGATAGCCTTATGATTGTTATTTGGTGCTTTTAACtcatttttgttataatacatgtatttatttattaatattataccaTACGTCTtctttaagaaagaaaatgttatCCCGTTCCCGTAGGTCTACGAAATATCAACTAAATTGGACattaatattataacacgtgaaTTAGTAACACAATCTGGTGCTCTTCCTATTAACGTCAAATTTATTACCCGAATTTTTATTCACCGATGTCAAGTactagtgttttttttttttccttttatcaaAGAGTGTAGGGATTCAAACTTGAGATATTTTTCAacattggaatttggaaagaGAGGTGCCAACCAATAGCTAGGTTAATTTTTGAAG
This genomic interval carries:
- the LOC18776429 gene encoding dnaJ homolog subfamily B member 6 — protein: MQGGRGGPGGRGPFSDFNDPFAGFGGFGGFGGQRSLISNLFGGRDPFDDPFFTRPFGGMSPLGGMAPLGGMSPFGGMPPFGGMPPFGGMLESSFFGPGGGNFPDMQPTGFIEHQAPEPKRPRGPIIEEIDSDHENEDADNEKKENPRKRSGPSNEPYVEDPDDEVEEKSSKHLQHRDNYNQYNAMQSQPQAQSFTFQSSSVSYGGANGAYYTSSKTRRMGSDGLAFEESKEADTTSGKATHRVSKGLRNKGHSITRKLKTDGKVDTMQTLHNLNEDEISGFEEAWKGTAKKRLPGWTDKFGGYENLGASSSGREEASRGGWALPSNESSQNPGNMMSAAKEKAGSSRSNQSGRMRADVRDKNGYSRGKARD